CGTAAACTATATTTTCAGGCATGTTTTAGAAGACAAGGGATTAAAATTGGAAATAGACATAGCAAAGGATCTCCCAGAAACAATAATAACAGATAATCAAAAGCTGGAACAGATAATCAAGAACCTGATGTCAAATGCTGTTAAATTTACCCATAAGGGGTGCATTACATTCAGAATTAGTAAGCCTGATCCTGACACGGATCTCTCACGCAGCAGACTATATCCAGCCCAATCGATCGCAGTTTCTATAACTGATACTGGCATTGGCATTCCTGAGAATAAGCAATTCGAGATATTTGAAGCATTTCAGCAGGTTGATGGCAGCACTTCACGAGAATATGGCGGAACTGGTCTGGGTTTATCCATCTCCCGAGAGCTGGCAAAGCTTCTGGGCGGCGAAATCCAGTTAAAGAGCAAGTATGGAGAAGGCTCAACATTTACACTCTATATTCCCGAAAGGCTTGAACGAAGTGAAAGGCCAATGGATCGGAGAGAACCAAAAGACTCGGATACACAAGATGTCATACTGGGAGATATGGAATCCCCAAAAGCCACACCAATCATTGAAGACGACCGAGATAACCTCGATAGGGAGGACAGGATTATTCTGACCATTGAAGATGATATGAATTTTGTAAAAATTCTCTACAATCTCTGTCATGAAAAAAATTTTAAATTCCTGCACGCCTATGACGGCGAAAGCGGATTGGAGCTTGCTGAGAAGTATAAACCTGATGCTATCATTCTGGATATCAGGCTTCCGGGCATTGACGGCTGGAGAGTGCTTGAAGAGTTGAAAGATAATCTGAAAACCCGCCATATTCCGGTTCATATTATGTCTGTTAATGAAGAGACAATTGATGCTTACCAAAAAGGGGCTGTGGGATATCTAACCAAACCAGTGACGAGAGAACATCTTGATAAGGCTTTCGGTAAAATCGAAGGAATAATTTCTAAAAAGATCAAGGATATCCTAATTGTTGAAGATGATAAAAAACTTTTGAAAATCATAGCAAAGCTCCTGGGTAACGGGGATATAAATACGGATACAGCAAAATCAGGCAAAGAAGCACTGAAGAAACTGAAATCAAAAACCTATGACTGCATGATCCTGGATCTGGGACTTCCAGATATGTATGGTATTGATGTACTTAGAGAGATGGAAAGGAATGATGATATATCAAATCCTCCTGTTATTATATACACAGGAAAAGATCTCACACAGGAAGAAGAATATGAACTGCAAAAGTATGCCTCATCAATCATTGTAAAAGGGGCAAGATCGGAGGAGCGATTGCTCGACGAGATATCTCTCTTCCTGAATAGGGTGATAAATGATATGCCTGAGTGTAAAAAGAGGATGATATCTATGCTGCAAGATAAAGATGTTATTTTTAATGATAAGAAAATACTTTTGGTGGATGATGATATGCGTAATGTCTTTGCCATTTCCAAAATCCTGGAGGAAAGGGGAATGAAGGTTAATAAAGCCGCAAATGGAGAAAAGGCTCTTAAATCGCTGGAGAATGATCCCGATATTGACCTAGTATTAATGGATATAATGATGCCTGAAATGGATGGATATGAAGCCATGGAGCGCATTCGTGCATATGAGGAGTTCCGGAATCTGCCAATCCTTGCATTAACAGCAAAGGCAATGAAGGAAGACCGAAACAAATGCATTGAAGCTGGAGCTAATGACTACATAGCAAAGCCGATTGAGATTGAGAAGCTGCTCTCACTTATGAGGGTGTGGTTGTATAAGTAGTCAATGGCATTAGGCTATTGGTTATTGCAAAAGATTATACCGTCATTTCGCCTTATAGATATTGGCCAATACAGACAATGGTAAATAAATTCAAAATACTAATTGTTGATGATAAGGTTGAAAACCTGATTGCTCTGGAGAGACTACTAGCTGATCTTGATCTAGAATTTATCCGCGCATCTTCAGGAAATGAGGCTCTTGCAAAGACATTAGAATATGAATTCACCCTTGCATTGATTGATGTCCAGATGCCAGAAATGGATGGGTATGAAACTGTAGAACTTCTGCGCCAGGATGATAAATCAAAGCTCTTACCCATTATCTTTGTCTCTGCTATATATAAGAACGACTATTATCAAATTAAGGGGATTGAAACTGGAGCCGTTGATTTTATCACAAAGCCAATCATTCCTGAAATATTGTTGGGCAAGGTTCGTGTGTTTCTTGACCTCTATAGGCATAGAAAAGAACTTGAAGAAAAGAATAAACAATTAGAAATAGCGTCAAGGACTGACCCATTAACTGGTTTATCTAACAGGCGGGATGTAATCGACAAGATAAAATATGAGGCTGTCAGATGTCAGCGAAATAATAGAAAATTCTGCATCATTATGGGAGACATCGATAATTTTAAAAAGATAAATGATTCTTATGGCCATGCTTATGGGGATCAAGTTTTGATGAAAGTATCCGAGTTATTCAATAAAACCTTGCGAAATCAGGACATCATAAGCCGATGGGGAGGGGAGGAGTTTTTCTTTATTTTACCAGAAACCGATTTGGAGGATGGTAAATATGTAGCAGAAAAAGTTCGAAGGGAGGTTGAATCATTGGACTTTTATATAAATAGACATAACACAAAAGTAACGATGAGTTTTGGCGTAAGTATATATGATACTAAAATGTCCCTAAATGATTGTATACAGAAAGCGGATGAAAGGTTATATAAGGCAAAAGAACATGGAAGGAATAGAGTCCTGTAACTATTACAAATAAAATCCTCAACACCATCCAATATCGGATTACAGGTCAGTAATATTGTATTTTTTTAACTTTCTCCATAGGGTTGATTGATTTATGTCCAAATCAGAGGCTGTTTTAGACCTGTTGCCTGAATTTTTTTCAAGGTTTCTGATAATATGTATCCTTTCAAGCTCTTCCAGGGTCATGCTTGAATTCGTGGAAGATTCATTCCCTCTCATCTGTACAGGGAGGTGCCACGCTTGAATATAACTCTCCTTGCACAACACAAAGGCGTGCTCAATAATATTCTCAAGCTCCCTAATGTTCCCAGGAAAATCATATTGCATCAGGATATTCATTACATTATCGGATACACCCTCAATATTTTTCTCGTTTATCCTATTAAACCTATTTATAAAGTGCTTGATGAGTAATGGAATATCCTCCCTTCTTTCAAGTAATGCTGGCAGTGTAATCATTATTACATTCAGCCTGTAAAAGAGATCATCCCTGAATCTCTTTTCCTTAACCTCATTTATCAGCAACTTATTTGTCGCTGCAATTATCCTCACATCTGCCTTTATGGTTTTTACTCCACCTAAAGGTTCATATTGCTTTTCCTGAAGGAACCGCAACAATTTTACCTGAATAGCGGGTGATATCTCTCCTATCTCGTCAAAGAAGATGGTGCCTCCCTCTGCCATAGCGATTCTGCCTGGTTTATCCTTCTTGGCGTCAGTAAATGCCCCAGCCTTATATCCAAATAACTCGGATTCAAGCAGGTTATCCGGAAGAGCGCCGCTGTTTACGATTATTAGCGGATTGTCTTTACGTCTGCTGAGATTATGGATAGCCCTGGCGACCAGTTCCTTGCCAGAACCGCTTGGGCCCTCTATCAGCACTGAACTGTCGCTTTCAGCAATGTCAGGAAGAATGTTAAATACCTCCTGCATCTTCCTGCTTTTGCTAATTATATCCTCAAAGGAATAGGATGATTCAATCGATTTTCGTAGCTCTTCTAAATCCGTTATATCCCTAAACGTCTCAACACCGCCTGTAATATTTCCCATCTCATCCTTAAGGATCGCAGTGCTTATGCTAATTGAAATACGCTCTCCTTCCGAATTCACTATATATATAGTCTTATTGACTATTTCCTGTCCGGTATCCATGGTCTCCTTGAGAACGCATGAATGCTCGCAGATGTTCGCGTGAAACACATCATAGCATAATCTGCCTATCGTCTCTTCCCTTCTTACACCTAAAATCTTTTCCGCTGCCCTATTCATCCATGTAATCCTGAAATCCAGGTTAACAGTAAAGACACCGTCAGCTATGCTGTCCAGAATGATGTTATTCTCATCAACAGGATTTATACTATTCATGGGCTATATTTATTCACCTCTCCTTTTTTATATAACCTTACAGATATTAAGGCTGTTATTGGAACACATAAAAACATGCCAATGCTGCCTACTGCTGATTTTACCAACTCGCTCAAAACTGGATTATAGTTAAATATCATCCAGAGAGGCATTCCCGGTTCAAGTCTCATTGATATCAGTAGAATAAGGGAAAGAGAGCTTCCAACGTAGGCTAGTATCAGCGTGTTAACCATTGAGCCAAGTATATCAGTGCCGATGGTCAAGACTGACCTGAATGCCTCCTTTTCAGAGATTTCCGGATTAGCATTAAATATCTCAGCAGTGGAGGATGATATTGATATGCATACATCCATAATAGCACCAAGAGCCGCTATTATCATACTGGAAAGGGCAATGCTGCGTAGATCAATCTCAATGTCTGAGGCGTAAAAAACAGTAAGCATCTCATTTGATACGATTCCGGATAGATGCATAATCCAGCCAAATAATAGAGCAAGCGCAGTGCTAATAACAATGCCTGATGAAGCGCCTA
This genomic window from Spirochaetota bacterium contains:
- a CDS encoding sigma 54-interacting transcriptional regulator, with translation MNSINPVDENNIILDSIADGVFTVNLDFRITWMNRAAEKILGVRREETIGRLCYDVFHANICEHSCVLKETMDTGQEIVNKTIYIVNSEGERISISISTAILKDEMGNITGGVETFRDITDLEELRKSIESSYSFEDIISKSRKMQEVFNILPDIAESDSSVLIEGPSGSGKELVARAIHNLSRRKDNPLIIVNSGALPDNLLESELFGYKAGAFTDAKKDKPGRIAMAEGGTIFFDEIGEISPAIQVKLLRFLQEKQYEPLGGVKTIKADVRIIAATNKLLINEVKEKRFRDDLFYRLNVIMITLPALLERREDIPLLIKHFINRFNRINEKNIEGVSDNVMNILMQYDFPGNIRELENIIEHAFVLCKESYIQAWHLPVQMRGNESSTNSSMTLEELERIHIIRNLEKNSGNRSKTASDLDINQSTLWRKLKKYNITDL
- a CDS encoding diguanylate cyclase, producing the protein MVIAKDYTVISPYRYWPIQTMVNKFKILIVDDKVENLIALERLLADLDLEFIRASSGNEALAKTLEYEFTLALIDVQMPEMDGYETVELLRQDDKSKLLPIIFVSAIYKNDYYQIKGIETGAVDFITKPIIPEILLGKVRVFLDLYRHRKELEEKNKQLEIASRTDPLTGLSNRRDVIDKIKYEAVRCQRNNRKFCIIMGDIDNFKKINDSYGHAYGDQVLMKVSELFNKTLRNQDIISRWGGEEFFFILPETDLEDGKYVAEKVRREVESLDFYINRHNTKVTMSFGVSIYDTKMSLNDCIQKADERLYKAKEHGRNRVL